The stretch of DNA TTACTAGATTGATTTGCAAAGAGTATCACATGATATATGGTTGGGGTGAGCATCGACTTATTCAGAGTTTAAGTTtgaactctgactccgactctaaCTTGTGTTCTATCCGACTCTAACTTTGACCTCGACTTGTCAGAGCGGAGTTGAATTTGAACTTTTAGTTTtgggcttcttcttttttagcttcatatttagcacattaaaaaaaaaaaaaattgttggctttcaaataacaatttttcgaaaatattaaaactaaaattaaatcattcattgttaatttatttctattccaatatctaacttatttttatactagacttatgttatcatactatagtattacatattatttttagcgtctaattatatgttattatactatggtattacatgttattatgttatactagtatctaacttatttataacttatttctacactaaacttatttctagtgtctaattacatatattatactttagtaaattggaattatgtgttattaacttattatactagacttattagttatttctatattagtgtctaatttatttatatccaAGACTTATAATATAGTGTGtaattacatattatacattagtattatatgtttttatactaatgtctaacttatttctaacttaattatatactagactttctagtgtctaattacatattaccaactttagtaaattagtacaTATGtgattaacttattatactagacttatttaaatactagtgtctaacttatttttatacttgattatgtatggtagtattactattattgaattttattatataagctcaagttatataactatataagtatactattatacatactaaatatatagataaatacatacttttataacatatgtacaatatcggagtCGGAGCATAAAGTCAAAGTCCGATTGGATCGGAGTTGAAGTCGGAGTCTGTCCAACGACAATTCTGATTCCGactgtaaaattaaaaaagaaatccgaCTCCATTTTGTCAAAGCTGGAGGAGTTGGATTTGAAAtcggatttttaaatttttgctcaGCTCTAGACAGCGGGGCGCTACCACCCCAACCTATCCCGTTAAGGCCCCACCTAGCCccagggggggggggggggaggggtgtGCGCATCTTCATAAGGCAAGTGTGTGGGCAGATGCCAGCATACTTTTGTCTGCCAAGGTACAATGTATGGGTTGGGCCCAACTCACCTGAGAATTTATCCCGTCCGGCtagccaaaaataatatatatatatatatatatatatatataaacaaactaGTAAATATAAATCAGCGTCGTTTTATACTTACGAATGAATATATAACTCAAAAAGTTGAAACCCTAATTTattctcctctcttctctctctaccTCCCTCCATCGTTctctcctcttccttttctttgtcTCCTCCTCCTACCATCTTTTacctattttcaatttttcttctcGTTTTTTAAGCAAATATTCTATAGATTATTTGAGAACTGAAagtaaaattcatttcaaataagaATGAACATTAAATAGACAGCTCATGATACATTGACAAATAGGTAAAGATgattgtaaattttttcttgaattgcaacaaaaattgCCAAAGTTGAAGCGCTAGCTTTGTTATATGTTGTCTTGCACAAGTAATATTCCAACAACATTTGCATGCAAGATTCATTAGCCAATCTATAAAAAATGAACATATTAGCCAATCTTGACATCTCATTCGCCCCCTTCTGAATCCGACCCTAAATCCCAATGTGCAAATTACATGCACCAACCTCTTGAAGGGCATCCACGTAATGTAACTACATGCATGCTCTATCCAATTGGCACCATTATCAATTAAGTACTCCTAGTTTCCTAAATTTCTTCCCATACATGTTGCACTTTCTCATTTATTACAAGcaacacaattatatataagccTGATCAACATCGGTCTACCAATTTGATCAAGTTTTATGAGATGTAATTACTAATTTTGTTTCTAAGGGtcaaaaactcatttcaataattaattGATTTACTCTGTTGTTGACAAAGTTTTGGACATAAGAATAAATTCATTACAACAGAAAAtgttttttgggacgaaaattttcatccataaaagtggatttttgaacATACATTCTACTGCTCTAACGGGTTTggtaattaaatttaaataacatGAGTTTGATTACTTCTATTCGAATGAATTAAGTGTTCGAACTATTCCTTATTGttcaaatattacaatttttgtttgaatagaCATAATCTACTCGAACATTCATGAGCACAGTTTGAATGAAACCTTAACGTTCAAATGCTTAAACTGAGGAATTATCATGTTCGAATGTTTGAGTAATCCATTCGAAATATAGTaatgatttcattttcatttgaacaGTTTATGTTGCTTGTTCAAATGATGAGGACAAATGTGTTCTAATGTTGATAGTTTATGATTATTGTGTTCAAAGTGTTTGAACAATAATTCCTACGGTTATCAGTCCTACTACAAATGCTATAGGGAATGGTAACAAGAAGATCCGATCTATGCTTGTGGAGCATCGCATGCTTTTGTTCCAGTATATGGAGAGGATTGTTGTGCACATCATGGTTTGACTGAATGATATTGAGGGTCTCATGACTGCGATGGAGAAAATCCTAGAAGATCTATgtcaattgttttatttttatgagagcATTTGTGAGAACCATTGTCACTTTTGGATAGCTTTATGTATTAAATATTGGTTCATAAAAAATGGGTTGTTTTATGATCTTATCATTTTGCTATATAAAAAATGGGTTTTCTTGGAAGGAAATTTTATTTCAACTGCAGATTGTTATATTGTATGTCACATTTTACTCATTCTTCAACGTATACTTTTTTTAACACagttgatgaaaaaaatattaacttatatattttcttttaatttgaattttctgtCTCCATATAATATTCACTTAATAAgctttgttattttaaaatagattaataaGCATTGTTATTAATCTATCACAtactgttttaaaattttctagaaTTGCATAGAATGGctagttttaagaaaaattaaaaaatagaaggaaaataagaaaagtttagttttaattttcCCATTTTCCTTATAAGAttgtaaaaagaaatgaggacacctaacacatatataatattgtgtaagccaAGAATTATCtgtttcttttcttaaactGTTACATTGGGCAAAGGTAGATCATTTCTAAATATGCTTGCAAATATGGTATTTTATGCATAACTTTGGTGATGATATAGCCCgttcatattttatcataagacttcgtccatatttttttttcctgagttGCTACATACTcattaattatacaatattattgACAGTGTAGCTGACCTTCACCTTACTATTGGGTTATGGAGCCTGATCGGTTTTGTGGTTTGGAAAAGGCGCAAATAGATTGTTCGCTCGACTGTTGCTCGACCTGGAAGACCACGGTCATACATAGCATTTTTTGGAGGAGCGTGGAAGGTCTCAAAGAGTGCACTGGTCTTGGCATGTGGTAAAAAGGCTGACCCTTTGTAATCGACATTAGGGTCCAATGATGTACAGATAAATGCAAAGTTGCAGCAAAGCAGGCTTGGTCGCACAAACAAGATGAAGAAGCAAAAAAGGAGTCAACTTTGCAGTTCCTCATGTGAGCCTGGACAAATCTCCCAAGACCATGGTGTGAAGCAGAGGTGTGAGAGATGGGATAGAGTGTCTGGTGTTCCAGGGATGTCGACACCTACAATTGATGCTCACAGAGCTATCAGGACGACTAGACCTCCACAACGGTCACCTACCACAATATCCTGTTGACAGAAGCTAGTGAGCACaatatacaagaaaatcttGCGAGACAGGAGATCTAGCAAGTAAGAGTTGGCAGATAAGAAGCTGATTGGACTTCTAAGAAGGAAGCAGAGACTGCACAAAAGATGAGATCAGTCCCCCAGATTGGAGAATGGGACATCAACAACAAATTCTTTGAAGTTATCTAGGGTCGGTTCGAGACCATATATTCCcagtgcagtgggagttgtgagtcgccAAATAGATGTGCTGACTAAGGGAGACGTAAGTGAAATACTTAAGTCGGGCTCGACTTTAGTGGGTCTTCTGGTATAAAGATGGGTAGGGCTGAGCATCGACCAAGTTAGAGTTGGTATGCCCAtcctccaactctgactccgactccgactttatCAGAGAACAAATTCAACCTCCGACTACGACTTCAAGAGGTTCATCCTTCACTCTGAGTCTGACTTCGACTTGTCGGAACTGAGTCAGATTTTGGgctttttcaagattttttttttttaacttcatatttggtccactttttaaaaatgaatttgttgtgtgagcttttaaatttaattttttttcaaaaattataatctaaactaaataattcacttttgcttcagttttacttataaaaacataacaaaaaataaaactaaataaaaacaagtaacaACTAACTTgctccaaaaaattaaaaaggaagtCATATTTTTATAGGTACTCCCATCATCCATCATGCACGTCCAACTAATCACTAGAATAAACATCCACACTCATCATCTATCAACCACATCTAAAATCATCCACATCAATCGTAATAATGTTTTCTTACAACTACTAGAACAAACATTTTCTAAGTTTCCATTCTAACAACAAAAGAAACCCAACATTTTCTAGGTGCCaaccaaattaattaatgttccTAACAAAAAATGTCAATGCCCAACAAATGaacaaaaatactttaaatgttCCAAGTGTCACACTGTCATTCCAACTTCCAAGTtgtgcatgaaaaaaaatatgaaaagattttagttagaaaaatatatttggacCTACATAATATATCAGTACAGGAAAATCATAAACATGCATAGGTAATAGgaggttttaagttttaatcCCAAATCAGTAACAAGTACACATGATTTAGTTCAAGAACAATATAGGCTAATAATTCTCGGCTAGCCATGtgttccatttttcttttattaatctttGTTATGGCTAATTGGTGTTGATTAACATTGAATTCAAGAACAATATATATAGGCTAATATGTACTATAATACTACGTACCTTTGTTAATTACTAGAAGCTTGGCCGATATGCATGTTTGAGTTAAGGTGCAGTTTCAACTAATTTCAAGCCTCCCGTACCGCATTATTCAGTTTATGAGCCAATCCATTATTCAGTTTAAGGCCAACATGCATGTTTGAGTTAAGCTATCAAGCAAGATggattcagttttttttttttttttttagatggatTCAGTTTAAAAGCCAATCTGATCATATACAAAACAATATTTGCATACCTACTCACTCCTATATATACACATCCTTTTTGTACACATCTCATGCTCATACTATTAATTACAGTTGAAGTTTACAATTAATATAACAGCCACATGCATGTAATATCAACGATGTAGAGAGTGGTGTATGCACAAAGATCAGGTACATGCACAGAGAAAGAATGCAAAATAATTACCTTTGGAACCTCACTTACAATCACTAAAACAGCCCACATTTTCATTaacatattaacatatatattaacaaaaacaCAACCTCAAATGTAATTAAATTATACCAACAGCCCCAAATATTGTTTTGACAAAAACACAGTTATACAGCCCCAAAGAAATTAAATCATACCAACAGCACCAAAAACATATTGACACATTGACAAATTAAacacattaaaagaaaaatacattaacAAAAACACGGCCACActgataattttaattaaacaacTAGGCAGATTATAATTAATACACAAAAACATCCCCAATGATAATCCATTTGCGGCTAATCTACTCGGTGTGTGGTGATATTCAACTTAATTTGCAATTTAAAAATGGTAGGGCGGATCGATCATGCATAGATGCATGTAAAGgatgacaaaatcagttttgaTCTGCacctttgtttaatttttaaaaggatCATCTCAATATCAATATCAGCATATGATAGTGCAACAAGACCTTTCTCCACTAACATAGTGTTGACTTATCTTTCCAGGGTTTATAACGTAGTGTTTATATTAAGTTAAGtgttgatataacataaaaaagaTAAGCAACAAAGTTAAGTGCTTGTCTTTATGAATAAGAGCAAAAGCATCATGAAGACATATCTTATGTTATGTCTTAAACAGAAAGATCTTATTAAGAGTGATGAACTAGATAGACGAGAATAAGAAAggctaaaaaatattaagagtGATGATAGATACATAAACTATcacttttaataataataataattatatatatatatggattcaACAGTATTAATGCCTAAGAGAAGCAGCAACCGAGATACACAGAAGAGGTTCACATAGATTCTTCTCTATCCAGCAACAAacatagaattttcaaatttttacaagaAGTACTTGATAtgaatcctataaaaaaattaattggttAAAACTTGACAAGTCATGAATCCTACCAAACAAATTACGTCACCAACCATAGATCATTTCTATGAAATCACATCACCAATAGATCATTTCTGTGAAATCATAGATCATTTCTGTGAAACCGAGATACACAACCAATAGATCATTTTTGCAAAATCACATCACCAATAGATCATTTTCACAACCAAttataaaaactcattttgatTTTGTCGGAGTTGAGAGAGGGACAGAGAGAGGCGATAGGAGAGCCTTGCAATTTCATATATTCTCGAAACCCTgtaaaattttcaaagaaaacaaaaactaaaacatcattgtgagagagagagagagagagagagagagagagagacgatgggAGAGATAGGCGGCGGGAGAAGAGAGATGACAAGCGACGGGAGGAGATGGATGTTCATACATGATCtccagaagagagagaggcgacAGGAGAAGAGATCGGATGCTGGGTGAACGCCGACCACAGGTaggggctgagcaaaaatcaaTCTGTCTCGTTATCGTTGATTCCGACTTGATTCCTGTGTTAATTTCGACTCTGTAGTCTAACTCCAACTGTGAGCTGCACttatttcattatctttctCATTATCATTGTGTATGAGTTTGGTGTTTCATCACAACACTTACAAGTGGAGCTGATCTAGAGTCTTATACTTCTTCCCCTTTTTATGAGCAAGTCGCAAAGTACTAATTCTTTCGACATCAATCTTGGTTTAGGAAAAGGAGGCTCATTTTATAATTGCTCATGTTGTTATCCAAACGGCTGTAGTGAGTTTTCTCATAGATTTTATACAAGGAGTTATGTTTCGCTTTCCACCATTCATACTAAAGTAGAGCCATCGAAGGTCAAATcatttgttgttttcattatttgTTTTGATTAGTTTGCTTGacaattaaaaagtaaaactgTTAATTGGTAAAGcaggaacaaaaaataaaaagttaaaaaagcgCACCTTGAAGCCTTGTGCATGTAATTAGTTGCCGCAAATTATGTTCTtgaatcatatataaatatagctAGCTTGCTGATCTTCTCGATGCATGGTgcttaaatatttcttttatatgtaCGCTGTATTGTACGTACTTCTCTAAAATTCTTTTACATGATCTCTCTTCCGATCCATCGATCCTAACGCTAGCATTTACGTAAAAACAGCTAGGGCCTCAATTAAAACCATTGACCATATCTATCCCTGATGATCAactatatcatgtatatatatatatatgcatgatataCGTACGTTGCCTCATATCAATCTGTGTAACAAAACGGGTTCCCATTCATGAAGACTGATCACTCGTGAACGTCCCTTATAATTTATCTGATCATTTGCTTCCTCCGATTAATCTCCTTTTCCAACTCTTCCGAGCCTCCCACCTTTTCCAGCTCCTGCACCcacaattcaaacaaaattataaattcatcaTGAGCCCCCTTTTGCGCACGCTTTTAAAACTTGATCAAAATTAAACATTTGAATCAAAAGAGCCTACCTCAGGTCCCAAGAAAAAACCGTATGGCACACCATGGAACTTTTCAGTGTGATGAAGCtacaaatatacatataaaaaaaaaaaacaacctttatttaaaacaaagccattgaaaacaaataagcaAATATGCaacttaaagaataaaacaGATACACGTTTGATTTGAATGACTGGTGAATGTTTACCTGGTGAGCAGCTGCGACCTTTCTGAAATAGGGCACGTTGGCAATTGGCCCAACTGGGAATCTTTTATGGACCAGACCATCGTGGACAAACATGTAGGCCATGCCGAACACTGTAATGCCAAGACCCTGTTCAaagaccaaaacaaaaaatgtcaaCACGAGAGAGTAACTGAGTCCTTCTCGTCACAGAAAAGTCATTTGGCAATCCCCAGTACTTAATTACGTATGATTTCTTTTGTTGGACGCgtgtaaatattattatctgACCCTTAATCGAGACAATGAAAGAtaacgtgtgtgtgtgtgtgaggggtagagagagagagagacttacaGCACCAAAACACAGACCAGGTACAAGGCCTTTGTGGAAGAAACCATAGGAAAGGAGACCAATGGCTGGGACAGCGTTGATGATGGCAAAAACGTCGTTGAGCTCGAACGGACCTTCCCTAGGTCGATGGTGGGACTGtcaataaaagcaaaatattaGGAATCTCTTCAGCCTTTTGTCTAATTATGTTCTGCAAAATTGAAGATAAAGAAGGCAGGCAAGAGCTACTGAATGTCGAAAACAAACCTCATGCATATGCCATAAGGAAGCGTGCCATAGAGCTTTGTGCGCCCACCTTGCCCAAAACTCCATACCCACCTGAGAATATTCAAAATTACCAGTTTAATTCACCAACAAAATCACCCAAAAACTACAACTTCTGATTTCAACTTAATCATCCAAATTATCCCGTAaagtttccttttttaaaaaaaaaaaagaaaaaacaataaaggAACTCACAGCAGCACCCACAGAGAGAGCAAATGTACCAAACATTTCAGACAAAGGTACCTCGCCCCCCTataccaaaacaaaatccatttaGCAGTACATTAACATGATACACAAATTAACTACCCTTCAAGAAAGAGACAGAAAGACGGAGAGGAGGAGGAAATACCTCCATTTGCCAAGAAAATCTATAATAAACAGCCATGACAGCCATGGAAGTAATACCAAGGCTAGACATGATAGCAGCTACTAGATAAGTGGACCTCTCGGATCTTTTCACGGCCAACCTCTCAGCCGCACGAGTGGATGGGATCTGATAATTCGTACCATCGGTAGTTTCATCTTTAAGAGTCCCCAGCTGACTACTTTGTTTTTGGTCCTCCACGATGACGCAGACAGTGAAGAATGTTTTCCTTCGGGATTTGTGGATTGTTCTGTGGCGGAGAACTGAGGGAGTGAAGAGGGGAGTGGGTTTTTGTACGAGGTGGGAGTGGTGGAAGAGACGGAAGGGTTTAGGGGTCGCGGCGACGCAAAGTCCGGCCGCCATGGCAACAGATGGGGGAGCTTCAGATTGAGACTTCGCAAAGCtccttagagagagagagagagagagagctggggccAGGCCGCCAGGGCCTATTGTGGAGAGTGGTGGCGTTTGCAGTAAAGAGTGAAACGTTATATACACGGAGACCACACATCTTTCGGGGCCCTGCAGGAATAAAAGACTCACGTGGAGTGGAGAGTCGGTGGGGCCCGAGTAATCCCTCGAAATAAGTATTTTTGTACAGTAACGTTtacgtttttttcttttaacgtAAAATATGGATAcgattgattaaaataattattttatattataaaaaataaaacaatcgcTTAAAAAATACGTGACTGCAGATAAGAGAAATtgtctctgatttttttttttttttttaacttagcgatttaaaaagtattttttaatgatgttgtaaatttttttatttttttaaaattgtttataatgattaaaaaatatataaaaaaaataaaaataagaaaataaaatatacttttcgaGACACCTATTCGAAACATTTTTTCAGTAAGTATAGTGCTGCTCGCAAATATATtatcttcatttaaaatatgataaaagcaCAATTTCTATGTTAAAtagaattactcttttaaatttgtttactttTGCTTTAATTCTATATGTTtggattataaaaatattattttataataaaattgtaatatatttgtgaATCGAGTGTTGGAACACATAGAGGTATTGGGTATATGGGGCTTAAAAAGAACACGAGGACAATGGATAGTGCCCCTCCGCAGGATTGCTATGGAAGACAACTGCGAATCACATCGCAGATTGCTAGAACGACATCCTCAGCTCATCTTTGGAATTAAGGTAGATGCTACTCGCTGCTGGCAAGTGCCACGCTGACGAAGTTTCGAGTTTCTTACAGGTAGTGTTAGGCAACTTTATAGGAGATGTGGCTTACTGCGCGGACACGTTTCACATCAACGGCCTTAGCATTGGTATTAGATCCAACAAAatctattcaaatataaaatatcatgaattttattaaaaaaaattacattagattaattaaaaagataagtataaaattttaaatagatatatttttttaaatttaaaaagttattgtttattcatcaaatttattttttatttacttttaatttctaatagtctttttttatttacgtttaataatataagaattaaattaaattattaattaacatataattagtataattataaaatatgaaaaaaaattattattaaaaaaataatattatattattattttaataaattcaataactaatttaatatagaGTTATGGATAAGTAAgttttagatatataaaaaatatatattattttttatcaaaatttaaaaataaatttgataagtccaatactaatactattaggcTTACGTTTGGAAAACAACAAATCCCCCCGCCCGCCATCAACCACCGTTGctacataatttttcttttaaataatgtaatttCACACGTTTAGGCTTCtactattttgtatttttatttgatagaaaagataatttaataataataactaaatactaataatttttatttttatttgatttaaaagataatttaataataataactaaatacAAAACTGTACTTCACtagattctaaaaaaaaaaaaatctggtgaATTATGTTAAAAGAATTGttttcaatatataattatagataaagtcgtaatattatactatattaatattttgtacttttatttgatttaaaaaataattcaatcctCGTCCCCgttctcttcatcttcatcttcctcttgttctttatcttctatttgattttttctttaagcCTACATATAAATTCGAATGAGGTCCAAAAAGTACAAAACAAGTTTGATTAATATCAACCAAACATACGCTGAGTGTTAACCTGTGTATGCACGAAGGGTTCATTGAGTTTTGCAACTTGAGTAATTCGTTCCACATTTTATCATACTCCACATTAGATATACCATCTTTTTGCTAAGAAGTTGATATCGAATGTTGACGAATTTGTAATGCAGGACTCTAGATCCCATAACTTTAGAATAAACATCATTTGATGCTTACGTGACTCTAGATCCCATTTCTATGGAGATTGTGTGTGGTATCAAAAGTTCGTCAATCTCAATCtgtaatagataataaaaatacacattcttcattttctaaaaccattaaaaaaaagtgataaatttgaaaacaaacatACCACTTTCTTCCACGTCTCACCGTTTGAGTGAGTGTCATCTTTTTTCTTACGAGTTGTGACAAACTATTGAGCTCAACTTGGTAAAGTACCGATTGATTTGTTGTGTGTAACTTATGagttaacatatatattaaaaaaactaataaatattaaataataaataaatactgcATCATGAGcatatcttatataattttttgattcaTCATTGTAAAAAATGTataagaggaagatgaagatgaagagatgCCGATAAAGGCCgataataatttatatacttACCTGCACATATAAAAGTGTCGGGAATATAAATCCTGGTAAactgactttttattttttatttttgatttttgtaGTGGGTCCACAAATGATAAATACCAAACAATATGATCCCATCAACAGTGCGGTGAACAGTTTGCTTGTTTTTACATAAAACCCGTGACCCATGTCGTTAATAACATGCATGTTTATGAATAAGTTCAGAGCGGTAATTCCCTTGAAGTGGATTCTCTCGACTCTCGTTATTTATGCGCTGAAAAACATTCAGGTCCGAAGTTTTTCGTCTCATAGACCATGAAGCCGTACGTGCCTAGGATtgaatagaaaaaatctattcatcatctcaactttcatcattctctcatcatgttatgatatgatattaaatgataggttcataagtgaaatgtaataaataattttcaattacctaatgccacatcataggatgatgaaatgatgagtaatattacttTTCAGAACAAACTTGCATGCATGTCCTTTCTTTTCTGATGAATATATATGCTTCTGATTTCtccatattaattataaactttgTTAAGGGTTTGAATCTCACAAAACAGACTGTTCCTTTGCATATTTATGATCTAATTGTTAGAGCATTGTCATTACCAAGTCCAAATTTTGATTAAAGCTAGAGTTTTTAGCTAAAGTCCAAACCAATAGAGGTAGTGCTCCACGTTGGACTAGTCATcctaaagttaaaataataatataaaattagatgaaattgATGTAGCTCAAAGAACTTTGGCTAGTCCAATATAGATCAATTTTAACACTTTTAGCTATAATTTGATGAGCAACTTGTATTTGGCTAGGCCAATACCAATGTTGTAATTGGGTCAATCACGAGTGACACTATATTATATGTGGTGGTAATGGACTCGTAGCGTGATTTGGTTACATAGATGAAACTgtttcatcttatataattattacaattttctcaaattatcacacaaaatataataaataatttaattttttcaaattcaaaaataaaaattatattctaacaatattttattaaatttttaacttttatctcattttatctcatctaatctgtgtaaccaaataaAATCTGACTAGCTCGATCTGTtctgtttttcctcccaaaTTCATGCATAAACACACGTATTAAGGACTGCTTCAATAGTCTCAGGGGATGATTGCATTGCAGTAAGTGGTTGgatatatatggaagaaaaattctactcagcATCCTCACACTACACgctacacataattttttagttttttaatttttttcttttaccaaatCTGTAGTGTATGAATGGtgagtaaaagaattcaattagtttaaaaaaaataaaacaaataaaaaataaaaaaataaaaataaatatgatgtgtaTGGATGATGGGTAACAAGCTCTATATAGAATATTCAAATTTGGAATGCCCACAAATTAAGCACctaatcatcatcattagaagGCTTACCTTCATTTCCCCCCGACAGTGCAGGCTATT from Juglans microcarpa x Juglans regia isolate MS1-56 chromosome 3S, Jm3101_v1.0, whole genome shotgun sequence encodes:
- the LOC121258456 gene encoding beta-carotene hydroxylase 2, chloroplastic-like, which produces MAAGLCVAATPKPFRLFHHSHLVQKPTPLFTPSVLRHRTIHKSRRKTFFTVCVIVEDQKQSSQLGTLKDETTDGTNYQIPSTRAAERLAVKRSERSTYLVAAIMSSLGITSMAVMAVYYRFSWQMEGGEVPLSEMFGTFALSVGAAVGMEFWARWAHKALWHASLWHMHESHHRPREGPFELNDVFAIINAVPAIGLLSYGFFHKGLVPGLCFGAGLGITVFGMAYMFVHDGLVHKRFPVGPIANVPYFRKVAAAHQLHHTEKFHGVPYGFFLGPEELEKVGGSEELEKEINRRKQMIR